Proteins encoded within one genomic window of Strix uralensis isolate ZFMK-TIS-50842 chromosome 32, bStrUra1, whole genome shotgun sequence:
- the PRPF3 gene encoding U4/U6 small nuclear ribonucleoprotein Prp3 isoform X1, whose protein sequence is MSLSKRELDELKPWIEKTVKRVLGFSEPTVVTAALNCVGKGMDKKKAADHLKPFLDDSTLRFVDKLFEAVEEGRSSRHSKSNSDRNRKRELKDVFGDDSEVSKESSGVKKRRIPRFEEVEDEPEVIPGPPSESPGMLTKLQIKQMMEAATRQIEERKKQLSFISPPTPQPKISSSSQSERLPIGNTIQPSQAATFMNDAIEKARKAAELQARIQAQLALKPGLIGNANMVGLANLHAMGIAPPKVELKDQTKPTPLILDEQGRTVDATGKEIELTHRMPTLKANIRAVKREQFKQQLKEKPSEDMESNTYFDPRVSITPAQRQKRTFKFHEKGKFEKIAQRLRTKAQLEKLQAEISQAARKTGIHTSTKLALITPKKELKEGEIPEIEWWDSYIIPNGLDLKGGTSSKRDEYFGITNLVEHPAQLNPPVDSDTPVTLGVYLTKKEQKKLRRQTRREAQKELQEKVRLGLMPPPEPKVRISNLMRVLGTEAVQDPTKVEAHVRAQMAKRQKAHEEANAARKLTAEQRKAKKVKKLKEDVSQGVHIAVYRVRNLSNPAKKFKIEANAGQLYLTGVVVLHKDVNVVVVEGGPKAQKKFKRLMLHRIKWDEQTSNTKGEDDDESDEESVKKTNKCSLVWEGTAKDRSFGEMKFKQCPTENMAREHFKKHAAEHYWDLALSESVLESTD, encoded by the exons ATGTCGCTCTCCAAAAGGGAATTGGACGAGCTGAAACCATGGATCGAGAAGACGGTGAAGCGAGTCCTGGGCTTCTCGGAGCCCACCGTGGTGACGGCAGCGCTCAACTGCGTCGGGAAGGGGATGGACAAAAAGAAAGCGGCCG ACCACCTCAAACCTTTTCTTGACGATTCCACCCTGCGCTTTGTGGACAAGCTCTTTGAGGCGGTGGAGGAAGGACGAAGCTCCAGGCACTCCAAATCCAACAGCGACCGGAACCGGAAGCGAGAGCTGAAG GATGTATTTGGTGATGACTCTGAGGTATCCAAGGAATCTTCCGGCGTCAAGAAGCGGCGCATACCGCGATTCGAGGAGGTTGAGGATGAACCCGAGGTCATTCCGGGCCCGCCCTCAGAGAGCCCTGGGATGCTGACCAAGCTCCAG ATCAAACAGATGATGGAGGCAGCCACCCGGCAGattgaagagaggaaaaagcagcTGAGTTTCATCAGTCCTCCAACACCGCAG CCCAAAATTTCTTCTTCATCCCAATCGGAGCGTCTCCCCATCGGCAACACGATCCAGCCCTCCCAGGCAGCGACGTTCATGAACGATGCCATTGAGAAGGCCAGGAAAGCGGCGGAGCTGCAGGCCCGAATCCAGGCTCAGCTGGCCTTGAAACCGGGGCTCATCGGCAACGCCAACATGGTGGGGCTGGCCAACCTGCACGCCATGGGCATCGCACCGCC GAAAGTGGAGCTGAAGGATCAGACAAAGCCTACGCCACTGATCTTGGATGAGCAAGGCCGAACTGTTGATGCGACTGGTAAAGAGATTGAGTTGACTCACCGCATGCCAACCCTAAAAGCAAACATCAGAGCTGTGAAGAGGGAGCAGTTCAAACAGCAGCTTAAAGAAAAGCCCTCGGAAGATATGGAGTCGAACACTTACTTTGACCCCCGGGTCTCCATAACCCCAGCCCAGCGTCAGAAACGCACCTTTAAGTTCCATGAAAAAGGCAAATTTGAGAAAATTGCCCAGAGGTTGCGAACGAAG GCTCAACTAGAAAAACTGCAGGCAGAGATCTCGCAGGCCGCCAGGAAGACGGGGATACACACTTCCACCAAATTGGCTCTGATTACCCCAAAGAAGGAGCTGAAAGAGGGGGAGATCCCAGAGATAGAGTGGTGGGACTCCTACATCATCCCCAACGGCCTTGACTT AAAAGGTGGAACGTCTTCAAAGAGAGACGAGTACTTTGGGATCACAAACCTTGTGGAGCACCCGGCGCAGCTCAACCCACCAG TGGACAGCGACACACCAGTGACCCTGGGTGTTTATTTAACtaagaaagagcagaagaaattaCGGCGACAGACTCGGAGAGAAGCCCAGAAGGAACTGCAGGAGAAAGTCAGGCTGGGCCTGATGCCACCGCCAGAGCCCAAAG TAAGAATTTCAAACTTGATGCGAGTACTGGGGACAGAAGCTGTTCAGGACCCCACAAAAGTCGAAGCTCACGTTAGAGCGCAGATGGCGAAGAGACAGAA AGCTCATGAAGAAGCAAACGCTGCGAGAAAGCTCACGGCAGAACAGCGAAAAGCGAAGAAGgttaaaaagctgaaagaagaCGTTTCGCAGGGAGTTCACATAGCTGTGTACAG GGTCAGAAACTTGAGCAATCCagcaaaaaaattcaaaatcgAGGCGAACGCTGGCCAGCTGTACTTAACAGGCGTGGTGGTTTTACACAAAGATGTCAACGTGGTCGTCGTAGAAGGAG GCCCGAAAGCACAGAAGAAATTCAAACGTCTTATGCTTCATCGAATAAAATGGGACGAGCAAACATCGAACACAAAGGGAGAGG atgatgATGAGTCCGACGAGGAGtctgttaagaaaacaaacaaatgctcTCTGGTTTGGGAG GGCACAGCGAAGGACCGCAGCTTCGGTGAAATGAAATTTAAGCAGTGCCCCACGGAGAACATGGCCCGGGAGCACTTTAAGAAGCACGCGGCGGAGCACTACTGGGACCTGGCCCTCAGCGAGTCCGTGCTGGAGTCCACAGACTGA
- the PRPF3 gene encoding U4/U6 small nuclear ribonucleoprotein Prp3 isoform X2, whose translation MLTKLQIKQMMEAATRQIEERKKQLSFISPPTPQPKISSSSQSERLPIGNTIQPSQAATFMNDAIEKARKAAELQARIQAQLALKPGLIGNANMVGLANLHAMGIAPPKVELKDQTKPTPLILDEQGRTVDATGKEIELTHRMPTLKANIRAVKREQFKQQLKEKPSEDMESNTYFDPRVSITPAQRQKRTFKFHEKGKFEKIAQRLRTKAQLEKLQAEISQAARKTGIHTSTKLALITPKKELKEGEIPEIEWWDSYIIPNGLDLKGGTSSKRDEYFGITNLVEHPAQLNPPVDSDTPVTLGVYLTKKEQKKLRRQTRREAQKELQEKVRLGLMPPPEPKVRISNLMRVLGTEAVQDPTKVEAHVRAQMAKRQKAHEEANAARKLTAEQRKAKKVKKLKEDVSQGVHIAVYRVRNLSNPAKKFKIEANAGQLYLTGVVVLHKDVNVVVVEGGPKAQKKFKRLMLHRIKWDEQTSNTKGEDDDESDEESVKKTNKCSLVWEGTAKDRSFGEMKFKQCPTENMAREHFKKHAAEHYWDLALSESVLESTD comes from the exons ATGCTGACCAAGCTCCAG ATCAAACAGATGATGGAGGCAGCCACCCGGCAGattgaagagaggaaaaagcagcTGAGTTTCATCAGTCCTCCAACACCGCAG CCCAAAATTTCTTCTTCATCCCAATCGGAGCGTCTCCCCATCGGCAACACGATCCAGCCCTCCCAGGCAGCGACGTTCATGAACGATGCCATTGAGAAGGCCAGGAAAGCGGCGGAGCTGCAGGCCCGAATCCAGGCTCAGCTGGCCTTGAAACCGGGGCTCATCGGCAACGCCAACATGGTGGGGCTGGCCAACCTGCACGCCATGGGCATCGCACCGCC GAAAGTGGAGCTGAAGGATCAGACAAAGCCTACGCCACTGATCTTGGATGAGCAAGGCCGAACTGTTGATGCGACTGGTAAAGAGATTGAGTTGACTCACCGCATGCCAACCCTAAAAGCAAACATCAGAGCTGTGAAGAGGGAGCAGTTCAAACAGCAGCTTAAAGAAAAGCCCTCGGAAGATATGGAGTCGAACACTTACTTTGACCCCCGGGTCTCCATAACCCCAGCCCAGCGTCAGAAACGCACCTTTAAGTTCCATGAAAAAGGCAAATTTGAGAAAATTGCCCAGAGGTTGCGAACGAAG GCTCAACTAGAAAAACTGCAGGCAGAGATCTCGCAGGCCGCCAGGAAGACGGGGATACACACTTCCACCAAATTGGCTCTGATTACCCCAAAGAAGGAGCTGAAAGAGGGGGAGATCCCAGAGATAGAGTGGTGGGACTCCTACATCATCCCCAACGGCCTTGACTT AAAAGGTGGAACGTCTTCAAAGAGAGACGAGTACTTTGGGATCACAAACCTTGTGGAGCACCCGGCGCAGCTCAACCCACCAG TGGACAGCGACACACCAGTGACCCTGGGTGTTTATTTAACtaagaaagagcagaagaaattaCGGCGACAGACTCGGAGAGAAGCCCAGAAGGAACTGCAGGAGAAAGTCAGGCTGGGCCTGATGCCACCGCCAGAGCCCAAAG TAAGAATTTCAAACTTGATGCGAGTACTGGGGACAGAAGCTGTTCAGGACCCCACAAAAGTCGAAGCTCACGTTAGAGCGCAGATGGCGAAGAGACAGAA AGCTCATGAAGAAGCAAACGCTGCGAGAAAGCTCACGGCAGAACAGCGAAAAGCGAAGAAGgttaaaaagctgaaagaagaCGTTTCGCAGGGAGTTCACATAGCTGTGTACAG GGTCAGAAACTTGAGCAATCCagcaaaaaaattcaaaatcgAGGCGAACGCTGGCCAGCTGTACTTAACAGGCGTGGTGGTTTTACACAAAGATGTCAACGTGGTCGTCGTAGAAGGAG GCCCGAAAGCACAGAAGAAATTCAAACGTCTTATGCTTCATCGAATAAAATGGGACGAGCAAACATCGAACACAAAGGGAGAGG atgatgATGAGTCCGACGAGGAGtctgttaagaaaacaaacaaatgctcTCTGGTTTGGGAG GGCACAGCGAAGGACCGCAGCTTCGGTGAAATGAAATTTAAGCAGTGCCCCACGGAGAACATGGCCCGGGAGCACTTTAAGAAGCACGCGGCGGAGCACTACTGGGACCTGGCCCTCAGCGAGTCCGTGCTGGAGTCCACAGACTGA